Proteins encoded in a region of the Populus nigra chromosome 3, ddPopNigr1.1, whole genome shotgun sequence genome:
- the LOC133688382 gene encoding NAC domain-containing protein 75-like isoform X1, translated as MTTKSNMASISSSNLIDAKLEEHQLCGSKQCPGCGHKLEGKPDWLGLPAGVKFDPTDQELIEHLEAKVEAKDMRSHPLIDEFIPTIEGEDGICYTHPEKLPGVTRDGLSRHFFHRPSKAYTTGTRKRRKIQTECDLQGGETRWHKTGKTRPVMVNGKQKGCKKILVLYTNFGKNRRPEKTNWVMHQYHLGQHEEEKEGELVVSKIFYQTQPRQCNYTDRSATLGEGSSDPSSRRDSGSGSCSSKEIIPQRDEISGTGPVAASISSCTALDIHQLKSDHFGFTPFRKSFDEVGIREASVAREASASGTCDEIQEQHQRPHHVAHDPHQQQQLQQHHHHQTVHHQIATAAFHISRPSHPISTIISPPPLHHTSIILDEDPYHVSRLMLQNEIQQQQHQQQQQHHHKLGGRSASGLEELIMGCTSTDVKEESSITNPQEAEWLKYSSFWPDPDNQDHHG; from the exons ATGACTACTAAGAGTAATATGGCTTCCATCAGCAGCTCTAATCTCATCGATGCAAAGCTTGAAGAGCATCAGTTGTGTGGATCCAAGCAGTGCCCTGGGTGTGGACACAAGCTGGAAGGAAAGCCG GATTGGTTAGGTCTACCAGCAGGAGTGAAATTTGATCCAACAGACCAAGAGCTTATAGAACACCTTGAAGCGAAGGTAGAGGCCAAAGACATGAGGTCTCACCCTCTGATAGATGAGTTTATCCCTACAATCGAAGGGGAAGATGGGATTTGTTATACCCATCCTGAGAAACTTCCAG GAGTCACAAGAGATGGGCTAAGCAGGCATTTCTTCCACAGACCTTCGAAAGCTTACACAACTGgaacaagaaagagaagaaaaattcaaaccgAATGTGACTTGCAAGGTGGAGAAACTAGGTGGCACAAAACAGGCAAGACAAGGCCAGTAATGGTGAATGGGAAACAAAAAGGGTGCAAGAAAATCCTAGTCCTCTACACCAATTTTGGCAAAAATCGAAGACCCGAAAAGACTAATTGGGTCATGCATCAGTACCACCTTGGTCAgcatgaagaagagaaagaaggagaGCTTGTGGTTTCTAAGATATTCTATCAGACACAGCCAAGGCAATGCAATTACACTGATAGAAGTGCAACCCTTGGTGAAGGAAGCAGCGACCCTAGCAGCAGAAGAGACAGTGGTAGTGGGAGTTGTTCTTCTAAAGAAATAATTCCTCAAAGAGACGAAATCTCAGGAACTGGGCCAGTTGCTGCGTCAATATCAAGTTGCACTGCCTTGGATATTCATCAATTGAAATCTGATCATTTTGGCTTTACTCCGTTCAGGAAGAGCTTCGATGAG GTGGGGATAAGAGAGGCTTCAGTAGCAAGGGAAGCCTCGGCGTCAGGCACATGCGATGAGATTCAGGAGCAGCATCAGAGGCCACATCATGTGGCCCATGATCCCCATCAACAACAGCAGCTGCagcagcaccaccaccaccagacGGTGCATCACCAGATTGCGACGGCGGCCTTCCACATCAGCAGGCCTTCCCATCCGATCTCCACCATCATCTCTCCACCTCCCCTCCACCACACCTCCATCATTCTTGATGAGGACCCATATCATGTATCCAGACTAATGCTTCAAAACGAAATCCAG CAACAGCAGcaccaacagcagcagcagcatcatcATAAACTTGGAGGGAGGTCTGCATCTGGTTTGGAGGAACTCATAATGGGTTGCACTTCAACTGATGTAAAAGAA GAGTCATCCATTACAAACCCGCAAGAGGCAGAGTGGTTGAAGTACTCTTCCTTCTGGCCAGACCCTGACAACCAGGATCATCATGGGTAG
- the LOC133688382 gene encoding NAC domain-containing protein 75-like isoform X2 yields the protein MTTKSNMASISSSNLIDAKLEEHQLCGSKQCPGCGHKLEGKPDWLGLPAGVKFDPTDQELIEHLEAKVEAKDMRSHPLIDEFIPTIEGEDGICYTHPEKLPGVTRDGLSRHFFHRPSKAYTTGTRKRRKIQTECDLQGGETRWHKTGKTRPVMVNGKQKGCKKILVLYTNFGKNRRPEKTNWVMHQYHLGQHEEEKEGELVVSKIFYQTQPRQCNYTDRSATLGEGSSDPSSRRDSGSGSCSSKEIIPQRDEISGTGPVAASISSCTALDIHQLKSDHFGFTPFRKSFDEVGIREASVAREASASGTCDEIQEQHQRPHHVAHDPHQQQQLQQHHHHQTVHHQIATAAFHISRPSHPISTIISPPPLHHTSIILDEDPYHVSRLMLQNEIQYQTSPHWNMKF from the exons ATGACTACTAAGAGTAATATGGCTTCCATCAGCAGCTCTAATCTCATCGATGCAAAGCTTGAAGAGCATCAGTTGTGTGGATCCAAGCAGTGCCCTGGGTGTGGACACAAGCTGGAAGGAAAGCCG GATTGGTTAGGTCTACCAGCAGGAGTGAAATTTGATCCAACAGACCAAGAGCTTATAGAACACCTTGAAGCGAAGGTAGAGGCCAAAGACATGAGGTCTCACCCTCTGATAGATGAGTTTATCCCTACAATCGAAGGGGAAGATGGGATTTGTTATACCCATCCTGAGAAACTTCCAG GAGTCACAAGAGATGGGCTAAGCAGGCATTTCTTCCACAGACCTTCGAAAGCTTACACAACTGgaacaagaaagagaagaaaaattcaaaccgAATGTGACTTGCAAGGTGGAGAAACTAGGTGGCACAAAACAGGCAAGACAAGGCCAGTAATGGTGAATGGGAAACAAAAAGGGTGCAAGAAAATCCTAGTCCTCTACACCAATTTTGGCAAAAATCGAAGACCCGAAAAGACTAATTGGGTCATGCATCAGTACCACCTTGGTCAgcatgaagaagagaaagaaggagaGCTTGTGGTTTCTAAGATATTCTATCAGACACAGCCAAGGCAATGCAATTACACTGATAGAAGTGCAACCCTTGGTGAAGGAAGCAGCGACCCTAGCAGCAGAAGAGACAGTGGTAGTGGGAGTTGTTCTTCTAAAGAAATAATTCCTCAAAGAGACGAAATCTCAGGAACTGGGCCAGTTGCTGCGTCAATATCAAGTTGCACTGCCTTGGATATTCATCAATTGAAATCTGATCATTTTGGCTTTACTCCGTTCAGGAAGAGCTTCGATGAG GTGGGGATAAGAGAGGCTTCAGTAGCAAGGGAAGCCTCGGCGTCAGGCACATGCGATGAGATTCAGGAGCAGCATCAGAGGCCACATCATGTGGCCCATGATCCCCATCAACAACAGCAGCTGCagcagcaccaccaccaccagacGGTGCATCACCAGATTGCGACGGCGGCCTTCCACATCAGCAGGCCTTCCCATCCGATCTCCACCATCATCTCTCCACCTCCCCTCCACCACACCTCCATCATTCTTGATGAGGACCCATATCATGTATCCAGACTAATGCTTCAAAACGAAATCCAG TACCAAACTTCTCCGCACTGGAACATGAAATTTTAA